One window of the Salvia splendens isolate huo1 chromosome 1, SspV2, whole genome shotgun sequence genome contains the following:
- the LOC121792426 gene encoding uncharacterized protein LOC121792426: MDEFVNANHWYVPPSSGPNATPTPTNMEITSPVSTDEYKISDMEPAVGKGKGKVADDEGPKKYSPQETLWLAKNFVDVSEDPIVGNQQSGKAFWERIAEKYNVSRPKGSFERSYVKLCNHWGRGPEGCEQVE, from the coding sequence ATGGACGAATTTGTCAACGCCAACCACTGGTACGTCCCGCCGTCGTCGGGCCCTAATGCAACGCCTACGCCTACCAACATGGAAATAACATCGCCAGTTAGCACTGATGAGTACAAAATCAGTGATATGGAGCCCGCTGTagggaagggcaagggcaaggttgCGGATGATGAGGGGCCGAAGAAGTATAGTCCGCAGGAGACATTGTGGTTGGCCAAGAACTTCGTCGATGTCTCCGAGGATCCTATCGTCGGCAACCAACAGAGCGGCAAAGCGTTCTGGGAGCGGATTGCGGAGAAGTACAACGTTAGTCGACCAAAAGGATCgttcgagcgtagctacgtgaagctatGCAACCATTGGGGTCGGGGTCCAGAAGGATGTGAACAAGTGGAATAG